In the genome of Leishmania panamensis strain MHOM/PA/94/PSC-1 chromosome 17 sequence, one region contains:
- a CDS encoding elongation factor 1-alpha (TriTrypDB/GeneDB-style sysID: LpmP.17.0080), which translates to MGKDKVHMNLVVVGHVDAGKSTATGHLIYKCGGIDKRTIEKFEKEAAEMGKASFKYAWVLDKLKAERERGITIDIALWKFESPKSVFTIIDAPGHRDFIKNMITGTSQADAAILMIDSTQGGFEAGISKDGQTREHALLAFTLGVKQMVVCCNKMDDKTVQYSQSRYEEISKEVGAYLKRVGYNPEKVRFIPISGWQGDNMIDKSESMAWYKGPTLLDALDMLEAPVRPVDKPLRLPLQDVYKIGGIGTVPVGRVETGIMKPGDVVTFAPANVTTEVKSIEMHHEQLAEAVPGDNVGFNVKNVSVKDIRRGNVCGNSKNDPPKEAADFTAQVIVLNHPGQISNGYAPVLDCHTSHIACRFADIESKIDRRSGKELEKNPKAIKSGDAAIVKMVPQKPMCVEVFNDYPPLGRFAVRDMRQTVAVGIIKAVSKKDGSAGKVTKAAAKAAKK; encoded by the coding sequence ATGGGTAAGGATAAGGTGCACATGAACCTTGTGGTCGTCGGCCACGTCGACGCCGGCAAGTCCACCGCCACTGGGCACTTGATCTACAAGTGCGGTGGCATCGACAAGCGCACGATCGAGAAGTTCGAGAAGGAGGCCGCCGAGATGGGCAAGGCGTCCTTCAAGTACGCGTGGGTGCTCGACAAGCTGAAGGCTGAGCGCGAGCGCGGCATCACGATCGACATTGCGCTGTGGAAGTTCGAGTCGCCCAAGTCGGTGTTCACGATCATCGATGCGCCCGGCCACCGCGACTTCATCAAGAACATGATCACCGGCACGTCGCAGGCCGACGCGGCCATCCTGATGATCGACTCGACCCAGGGCGGCTTCGAGGCGGGCATCTCGAAGGACGGCCAGACCCGCGAGCACGCGCTGCTCGCCTTCACGCTGGGCGTGAAGCAGATGGTGGTGTGCTGCAACAAGATGGACGACAAGACGGTGCAGTACTCGCAGTCGCGCTATGAGGAGATCAGCAAGGAGGTGGGCGCGTACCTGAAGCGGGTGGGCTACAACCCGGAGAAGGTGCGCTTCATCCCGATCTCGGGCTGGCAGGGCGACAACATGATCGACAAGTCGGAGAGCATGGCGTGGTACAAGGGTCCCACGCTGCTGGACGCGCTGGACATGCTGGAGGCGCCGGTGCGCCCGGTGGACaagccgctgcgcctgcccCTGCAGGACGTGTACAAGATCGGCGGTATCGGCACGGTGCCCGTGGGCCGCGTGGAGACCGGCATCATGAAGCCGGGCGACGTGGTGACGTTCGCGCCCGCCAACGTGACGACCGAGGTGAAGTCGATCGAGATGCACCAcgagcagctggcggaggcggtgcccGGCGACAACGTCGGCTTCAACGTGAAGAACGTGTCGGTGAAGGACATCCGCCGTGGTAACGTGTGCGGCAACTCGAAGAACGACCCGCCGAAGGAGGCGGCCGACTTCACGGCGCAGGTGATCGTGCTGAACCACCCCGGCCAGATCAGCAACGGCTACGCGCCGGTGCTGGACTGCCACACGAGCCACATTGCGTGCCGCTTCGCGGACATCGAGTCCAAGATCGACCGCCGCTCCGgcaaggagctggagaagaaccCCAAGGCGATCAAGTCTGGCGACGCCGCCATCGTGAAGATGGTGCCGCAGAAGCCGATGTGCGTGGAGGTGTTCAACGACTACCCGCCGCTGGGCCGCTTCGCCGTGCGCGACATGCGCCAGACGGTCGCCGTCGGCATCATCAAGGCGGTGAGCAAGAaggacggcagcgccggtaAGGTGaccaaggcggcggcgaaggctGCGAAGAAGTGA
- the ARL-1 gene encoding ADP-ribosylation factor-like protein 1, putative (TriTrypDB/GeneDB-style sysID: LpmP.17.0070) yields MGAWLTSLKQTLGLLPADRKIRVLMLGLDNAGKTSILYRLHLGDVVTTVPTVGVNLETLQYRNISFEVWDLGGQTGVRPYWRCYFSDTDAIIYVVDSTDKDRMGIAKHELYALLDEDELKKSLLLIFANKQDLPEAASEVEIANQLGVSFIMNHTWTIVKSSAKTGDGLVEGMDWLVERLREKGLGAQ; encoded by the coding sequence ATGGGTGCGTGGCTGACAAGCCTGAAGCAGACACTTGGTCTGCTACCAGCAGACCGCAAAATTCGTGTCTTGATGCTCGGCCTGGACAACGCCGGAAAAACTTCAATTCTCTATCGACTGCACCTCGGTGATGTGGTGACCACCGTCCCCACTGTAGGTGTCAACCTGGAAACTCTTCAGTACCGAAATATCTCCTTTGAGGTGTGGGACCTTGGCGGCCAAACTGGCGTGCGACCATACTGGCGCTGCTACTTCAGCGACACAGACGCCATCATCTACGTAGTCGACAGCACCGACAAGGACCGCATGGGCATCGCCAAGCATGAACTCTACGCTCTGCTAGATGAGGACGAGCTCAAAAAGAGTCTCTTGCTCATATTCGCCAACAAACAGGATCTACCAGAAGCCGCCAGTGAGGTGGAGATTGCCAATCAACTTGGCGTGTCGTTTATCATGAACCATACGTGGACGATTGTGAAGAGCAGTGCCAAGACAGGTGATGGTTTGGTCGAGGGCATGGACTGGCTCGTAGAGAGGCTTCGCGAGAAAGGGCTTGGCGCTCAGTGA
- a CDS encoding hypothetical protein (TriTrypDB/GeneDB-style sysID: LpmP.17.0040) — MRRLAVGAGPAATQWQPCLLTLRYATTGAQHSYKPGCFVLALRFLFVALTPTSLQRRLAIRMQTGMELTEELEKELQWLQKHGSPLQVMGLPDHAELVEVRARYRSLVLETHPDTAKGTTGENEYAILQTAYKMSVNPLSLWHQNGASPALHRQLLQTSRKKLHRLDRVRVFAIFSYIVMLLICVFFSTVVVSHSLESALRFFDPEFYHFMVQQEREEDRKRAAGEVVDTDPKRLAPTAVRRLLFPGQFIHEGSEGKERGRK, encoded by the coding sequence ATGCGACGCTTGGCGGTAGGCGCGGGTCCGGCAGCAACCCAGTGGCAGCCGTGCCTCTTGACGCTGCGCTACGCCACCACGGGGGCGCAGCATAGCTACAAACCAGGGTGCTTCGTATTGGCACTGCGCTTCCTGTTTGTGGCGCTTACACCAACGTCACTACAGAGGCGACTTGCGATTCGCATGCAGACTGGCATGGAGCTCaccgaggagctggagaaggaacTGCAGTGGCTTCAGAAGCATGGGTCACCTCTGCAAGTAATGGGGCTTCCCGACCACGCGGAACTAGTGGAAGTGCGTGCTCGCTATAGAAGTTTGGTCCTTGAAACCCATCCCGACACGGCAAAGGGCACCACTGGTGAGAATGAGTATGCCATTCTACAGACGGCGTACAAGATGTCCGTCAATCCACTTAGCCTCTGGCACCAAAATGGAGCCTCACCTGCACTGCACCGTCAGCTGCTACAGACATCCAGGAAGAAGCTCCACAGGCTAGATCGAGTGCGCGTCTTCGCCATCTTTTCTTACATAGTGATGCTTCTCATCTGTGTCTTCTTTTCCACTGTGGTTGTGAGCCATAGCCTGGAGTCGGCGCTGAGGTTCTTCGACCCGGAGTTCTACCACTTCATGGTGcaacaggagagagaagaagaccGCAAGCGTGCGGCAGGGGAGGTTGTAGACACGGACCCGAAGCGGCTTGCGCCAACAGCCGTACGCCGACTACTCTTCCCCGGCCAGTTCATTCACGAGGGTAGTGAGGGTAAGGAGCGAGGTCGGAAGTGA
- a CDS encoding mitogen-activated protein kinase kinase 3, putative (TriTrypDB/GeneDB-style sysID: LpmP.17.0060), with protein sequence MYAVKRIDKRQAGTKGLRSVMGEVETMSLLSHPNIVKLEETYQDDACLSIVMEYLPGGSLQHHIDRQSVSEGETRRIITQLLMAVEYIHEKGIVHRDLKPSNCLLSQNDLVVKIADFGLSVFAGNEQCLTTCCGTLHFMAPEILLEKNYGKPVDMWAMGVMAHVMFLGRYPFQARTETALTKDICRGYRLPEEGGNRPRCPPQLQDFISQLLYYDPHRRMSAKDALKHRWIKEGLDANRRTSLYASQAPSAAVVKPSARWRAAVLTVMGAQRLLYLQKIKRLVRLGYDGFPILRDYRYLVTGNYVPASTSLECSHMFHARPMALLELISMIDTCPLLKHVDLSWNNIHTLSVIQSLLKVVTRLPSLQSIDLSHNPIPAVAGRSIVRLIRNPCSHVTNINVGDTGISADTIGQINSFLKEKLTHAAMPYSISTGEMQSRGIQGGYDEGHMTSSSTTVTSLRQKASICSGHTKQPAKRDSHPVRLPPISRLPMARRNEKMS encoded by the coding sequence ATGTACGCGGTGAAGCGCATCGACAAACGTCAGGCAGGCACAAAGGGATTGCGGAGCGTTATGGGGGAAGTGGAGACAATGAGCCTCCTTTCCCATCCCAACATCGTCAAGCTCGAGGAGACGTATCAAGACGACGCATGCCTTTCTATTGTGATGGAATACCTCCCTGGTGGTTCTCTTCAACACCACATAGACCGACAAAGCGTCTCTGAAGGCGAGACGCGGCGCATCATCACGCAGTTACTGATGGCTGTAGAGTATATTCATGAAAAGGGGATCGTACACCGCGATTTGAAGCCAAGCAACTGCCTGCTATCGCAAAACGACCTTGTCGTGAAGATAGCAGACTTTGGACTCTCCGTGTTTGCCGGTAATGAACAATGTTTGACGACGTGCTGTGGCACGCTGCACTTCATGGCACCCGAGATCCTGCTAGAGAAGAACTATGGAAAACCGGTGGACATGTGGGCCATGGGTGTCATGGCACACGTGATGTTTCTCGGTCGTTACCCCTTTCAGGCCCGTACAGAGACTGCGCTGACGAAAGACATCTGCCGTGGGTATCGTTTGCCGGAGGAGGGCGGTAATAGGCCACGTTGTCCTCCACAGCTTCAAGATTTTATCAGTCAACTTCTCTATTACGACCCACACCGTCGAATGAGCGCCAAAGATGCTCTCAAGCACCGATGGATCAAGGAGGGTTTGGATGCAAATCGACGGACGTCCCTCTACGCATCACAGGCACcttcggcagcggtggttaAGCCATCCGCGCGGTGgcgggcggcggtgctcacAGTCATGGGCGCGCAGCGTCTGTTGTACCTGCAGAAAATTAAGCGGTTAGTGCGGCTTGGTTATGACGGGTTCCCCATTTTGCGGGACTATCGCTATCTCGTGACCGGCAATTATGTACCTGCAAGCACGTCTCTAGAATGTAGTCACATGTTCCACGCACGGCCAATGGCGCTGCTCGAGTTGATCTCGATGATAGACACGTGCCCGCTCCTGAAACATGTCGATCTTAGCTGGAATAACATTCACACCTTATCTGTAATTCAGTCGCTGCTCAAGGTGGTGACGCGACTCCCTTCACTGCAGTCGATCGATTTGTCTCACAATCCAATCCCGGCTGTGGCCGGGCGTTCCATTGTGCGACTGATCCGCAACCCGTGTTCGCACGTGACAAACATCAACGTTGGGGACACCGGAATCAGCGCCGACACCATCGGACAGATCAACTCCTTCTTAAAGGAAAAGCTGACCCACGCCGCTATGCCGTACAGCATTTCCACAGGAGAGATGCAAAGCCGAGGCATCCAAGGTGGCTATGATGAGGGACACATGACATCGTCGTCAACTACAGTGACCTCCTTGAGGCAAAAGGCTAGCATTTGTAGCGGGCACACCAAACAGCCGGCGAAGAGGGACTCGCATCCCGTGCGGCTGCCTCCAATCTCACGTCTACCAATGGCTAGGCGCAATGAGAAGATGTCGTAG
- a CDS encoding hypothetical protein (TriTrypDB/GeneDB-style sysID: LpmP.17.0050) — MTDQRNALVIWGSTGRRLQFSMQDLRMPESLRDNPHFHFYERQWGTVASFWFNRILKESSLQHLAVEDIVGLIQEDISKRWKRRRDEQSIYKKRKRLLQGSGSAGAPSSSVLLTNFVTLSGYQSAAVAEQRDLVTAVVERVECITKERVQSWRVLVDDASEQQLSKAARVESTAATPEEQANSSAEVTSDFDDRVAVALELSSKEKAATAIAHLHGSRFDGRRVLCQFWSEP, encoded by the coding sequence ATGACGGATCAGCGGAACGCACTGGTGATTTGGGGGAGCACAGGGCGGCGGCTTCAGTTCTCCATGCAGGATTTAAGGATGCCTGAGAGCCTTCGCGATAATCCGCACTTTCACTTTTATGAGAGGCAGTGGGGCACCGTGGCGAGTTTCTGGTTCAACCGCATTTTGAAGGAATCCTCGCTGCAGCATCTTGCGGTGGAGGACATCGTGGGTTTGATTCAAGAGGACATCTCCAAGCGCTGGAAGCGGCGCCGAGATGAGCAGAGCATCTACAAGAAGCGAAAGCGGCTCTTACAAGGCAGTGGCTCAGCCGGAGCCCCCTCGTCATCTGTGCTGCTAACCAACTTCGTGACCCTCTCAGGCTATCAAagtgcggcagtggcggagcAGAGAGATTTGGTGACAGCCGTGGTGGAGCGAGTCGAGTGCATCACAAAGGAGAGGGTACAGTCCTGGCGGGTTCTCGTCGACGACGCATCCGAACAACAGCTCTCCAAGGCTGCGCGTGTAGAAAGTACCGCGGCAACACCAGAGGAACAGGCTAACAGCAGTGCTGAAGTTACCAGCGATTTTGACGACCGCGTTGCTGTCGCCTTGGAGCTCTCTAGTAAGGAAAAGGCTGCCACAGCCATTGCCCACCTCCATGGCAGCAGGTTCGATGGCCGCCGTGTATTGTGCCAGTTCTGGAGCGAACCGTGA
- a CDS encoding hypothetical protein (TriTrypDB/GeneDB-style sysID: LpmP.17.0020), whose product MRHGESPAILFIMTVLSHLTMLPTPYFFYRRNYIFEFCCAVFGLLASFMYHTTESFGTAIFLTEIEWHRLDNVGVISMMGIWYVYLCCFQNPFVDMSCKCFCVFFTLVVQQKNPWDIRLTVSPILLFSLFPIVKHCLVEQRPPSISRKHLAYGLLCFCIGIIFFILGLNEHADRYRMYHSAWHFFAGLSAFFFWVMVKAPGCTGSYGHHRHDFVVRGGAIM is encoded by the coding sequence ATGCGTCACGGCGAGAGTCCAGCAATTCTGTTCATCATGACGGTGCTGAGTCACCTAACGATGTTACCTACGCCCTACTTTTTCTACCGACGCAACTACATATTTGAGTTCTGCTGTGCGGTGTTTGGCCTCCTGGCCTCCTTTATGTACCACACGACGGAAAGCTTTGGGACCGCCATCTTTCTCACTGAGATTGAGTGGCACCGCCTCGACAACGTCGGTGTCATCTCGATGATGGGCATCTGGTATGTCTATTTGTGCTGCTTTCAGAACCCTTTCGTGGACATGTCCTGCAAATGCTTCTGCGTCTTTTTCACCCTCGTAGTGCAGCAGAAAAACCCGTGGGACATTCGGCTCACTGTATCCCCAATTCTTCTATTCAGCCTGTTTCCCATCGTGAAACACTGCCTAGTTGAGCAGCGTCCTCCCTCTATTAGTCGTAAGCATCTCGCCTATGGTTTGCTTTGTTTCTGCATTGGTATAATCTTCTTTATCCTTGGACTTAACGAGCACGCCGACCGTTACCGCATGTACCACAGCGCATGGCACTTTTTCGCAGGCCTGtccgcctttttcttttgggtAATGGTCAAGGCTCCTGGATGTACTGGTAGCTACGGCCACCACCGACACGATTTCGTCGTCCGTGGCGGTGCCATAATGTAG
- a CDS encoding hypothetical protein (TriTrypDB/GeneDB-style sysID: LpmP.17.0030) yields MQENLHTKAAVAVRIPAVASVSSAPVESQNASCSNLSDYINEDSVAGDLETYDVGEYHLTTCPICLEHFTLDNPAILLKCEHGFHLQCLESWRQRSTMCPMCFAPVIGDEGRLMSSSDVRRRRCMRLRPPPVTHHALERSSLIIPTGAQRLPQPNCDIEHASEQDEEIETIEVRAHNNGLYWVWSWFRQCCAF; encoded by the coding sequence ATGCAAGAAAATCTGCATACGAAGGCTGCAGTAGCGGTCCGTATTCCCGCGGTGGCATCGGTTTCTTCAGCACCGGTAGAATCCCAAAATGCGAGTTGCTCAAATCTTAGTGACTACATCAACGAGGATAGTGTAGCTGGTGATCTGGAGACGTACGATGTTGGTGAGTATCATCTTACGACCTGTCCCATATGCTTAGAGCACTTTACCCTAGACAACCCTGCTATTCTCCTCAAGTGCGAGCATGGGTTCCACTTGCAGTGCTTGGAatcgtggcggcagcggtccACCATGTGCCCAATGTGCTTTGCGCCAGTGATTGGTGATGAGGGACGTCTGATGAGCAGCTCCGATGTCCGTaggcgccgctgcatgcGACTGAGGCCGCCGCCAGTGACCCACCACGCACTGGAGCGCAGCTCGCTGATTATACCTACTGGTGCTCAGCGACTACCGCAGCCTAACTGCGACATAGAACACGCGTCAGAGCAGGACGAGGAAATTGAGACGATCGAAGTAAGAGCCCATAATAACGGCCTGTACTGGGTGTGGTCGTGGTTCCGCCAGTGCTGTGCTTTCTAG
- a CDS encoding receptor-type adenylate cyclase, putative (TriTrypDB/GeneDB-style sysID: LpmP.17.0090) → MYIRPLHSGCRRCGGACDHATRLASQWRTAALLVTAAFTSVLLFSPPWVRAGITNAADLEPVYLLNTMYATDAFVEDDAKALWKGMDMAFYNSGYKAAGGRPIKILHPDPVQDSLNDTAAVILRALHRQEKLLAVLGPYMDTCLTAALNSVDVVKSELMLLGPFTGSSTVRTWSDSVYFTRAEPMIELKVVMMHVINTIRARRVAFMHLTGAHFGEEELLYMQLTLASLLRDPAAVYAAPLSAINAEVDQHAFDAMADTHPQVIIVWTAPGKQVARFLEKALTDSRTSSAYIISCSMMQRLMFHVHKRLLNSGSIVSRDGQILVSATGSPVSDQISKYIKVFKAQMRNYIENSGSFDYSPDDETVETLAPTLRSAMPRTRNFTVETFLEAHPDLAQLMVLGWLSGTLVQQTLERPDWIVSRSAYKAGLFNQNRFMIGGDYVLGDYGGSCEPLAQYLGATCYCNQGGRSAILTVLKDASWDILPDSLFTYPQSACNSSKAEVIKAATVLILMHLDSPKLMEAGVQMTAIAPDAVQDDSCKRQSVNRLSLSMTMAAAQRLFDAEVGNYSVDIVAGPMLRTLDVGNTFVVSPLYNRPHLLTKKRNYVYLMPTLEQQMFLLYFKIDAVRAAVSAGTDTRVTLRGYSADEADAISDLLCKTAGTFNLPDPFIIRVPLTESLAGIVAPKGINVVVGMTGGDGSRMATFLAANPAAIIVVCFDDLAMHYTELIAALSIQPSSVQSRLISFNSLPLWSDTSPAAEADSPVLKLFHRRFPDPRNHTPSLLRDLVTASFIEELIAKVGVPHKQLLAGELYMRSTFTTHNMVFGPFEWGCTTTASGDDCIYENYGAQSIVMLSVQRMLDPRVPPLTAPMTPSLVYRPRVASSALTPAERNGIIAGVVLLVVASIAAVGLLLYCCMDNRDNDAAPKDDDEPVTLVFTDIESSTALWAVLPQLMADAIVAHHRVIRQLIVKHGCYEVKTVGDSFMIACKSAHSAVRLACEIQTKLLGHDWGTVSIDAAYREFELARADADDDYVPPTARLSEEEYAAVWCGLRVRVGVHTGLCDIRYDEVTKGYDYYGDTPNMAARTEAIANGGQVVATETAWWALSNEERAGAAHTAMGRQGLRGVPFAVEMFQVDAVPGRRHAALRTEIEAILPDETATETASSAAGALLSSVGTMSGPAAGIALVLTSCFAPYPVAQRVRELQPLLSKWGVGAPPRSRAVSEEDYCQGLMNRLALRIATVSQARQRMGGKGGAVVAGDMPDVDAGGALNPLVGGGGCGAGGAAPRPSGMTAPPRSEEPSAMREWLALNCLKSDTQVSLMDSLSLRRASCVRSSIGLMDTVVPFSAHTSGGSTAENSGGDDEVATICITLGAPYARHVCDGASEEVSQ, encoded by the coding sequence ATGTACATCCGGCCACTTCACAGCGGGTGCCGCCGTTGCGGTGGTGCCTGTGACCATGCTACTCGTCTAGCCTCGCagtggcgcactgctgcgctgctcgtcACAGCTGCCTTTACGTCCgtgctgcttttctctcccccatgGGTGCGGGCGGGGATCACCAACGCCGCGGACTTGGAGCCCGTGTACCTTCTGAACACCATGTATGCGACTGATGCCTTTGTTGAGGATGACGCCAAGGCCCTGTGGAAGGGTATGGACATGGCCTTCTACAACTCTGGGTACAAGGCTGCCGGCGGGCGCCCCATCAAAATTCTTCATCCCGATCCTGTCCAGGATAGCCTGAATGACACAGCGGCGGTAATTCTTCGCGCCCTTCATCGgcaggagaagctgctcGCGGTGCTTGGGCCGTACATGGATACCTGCCTCACCGCGGCTCTAAACAGTGTTGATGTGGTCAAATCTGAGCTGATGCTGCTTGGCCCCTTCACCGGCTCCTCCACTGTGCGCACCTGGAGTGACTCCGTGTACTTTACCCGCGCCGAGCCGATGATAGAGCTCAAAGTTGTTATGATGCACGTGATTAACACCATTCGTGCTCGCCGTGTTGCCTTCATGCACTTGACTGGGGCACATTTTGGTGAAGAGGAGTTGCTCTATATGCAGCTCACGCTCGCGTCCCTCTTACGCGACCCGGCGGCGGTGTATGCTGCACCACTCTCAGCGATCAACGCGGAAGTTGATCAGCACGCGTTTGATGCGATGGCggacacacacccgcaggTGATCATTGTGTGGACTGCTCCCGGAAAGCAGGTGGCTCGTTTCCTCGAAAAGGCGCTGACAGATTCGCGTACTTCATCAGCGTACATTATCTCCTGCTCGATGATGCAGCGGCTCATGTTTCATGTTCACAAGCGTCTGCTGAACTCGGGCAGCATTGTGTCAAGGGATGGCCAGATACTCGTGAGTGCCACAGGGTCGCCGGTGTCTGACCAGATATCAAAGTACATCAAGGTGTTCAAGGCACAGATGCGTAACTACATCGAAAACTCGGGCAGCTTCGACTACTCACCCGACGACGAGACGGTGGAGACACTAGCGCCCACGTTGAGGTCTGCGATGCCGCGTACTCGGAATTTCACTGTGGAGACGTTCTTGGAAGCGCATCCGGATCTTGCACAGCTGATGGTTCTGGGCTGGCTGTCCGGAACCCTTGTGCAGCAGACGCTTGAGCGGCCCGACTGGATCGTGAGCCGATCAGCGTACAAAGCTGGTCTGTTTAACCAAAACCGGTTCATGATCGGCGGCGACTATGTGCTGGGAGACTATGGCGGTTCGTGCGAGCCACTCGCGCAGTACCTGGGTGCAACGTGTTACTGCAACCAAGGCGGGCGCTCGGCGATCCTGACGGTCTTGAAGGACGCCTCGTGGGACATCTTGCCTGACTCGCTCTTCACGTACCCTCAATCAGCGTGCAACTCATCCAAGGCTGAGGTCATAAAAGCGGCGACTGTGCTGATCCTCATGCACCTGGACTCTCCGAAGCTAATGGAGGCAGGCGTGCAGATGACCGCCATCGCACCCGACGCTGTCCAGGATGACTCCTGCAAGCGGCAAAGTGTGAATAGACTCTCTCTGAGTATGAcaatggcagcagcacaacggcTGTTTGATGCGGAGGTAGGGAACTACTCTGTCGATATCGTTGCTGGGCCCATGCTGCGCACACTCGACGTGGGCAACACCTTCGTGGTGAGTCCGCTTTACAACCGCCCACACCTGCTGACGAAGAAGCGCAACTACGTGTACCTGATGCcgacgctggagcagcagatgTTCCTGCTGTACTTCAAAATCGACGCTGTGCGCGCCGCTGTGTCCGCCGGTACGGACACGAGGGTGACTCTGCGAGGGTATTCGGCAGACGAGGCAGATGCGATTTCAGATCTCCTCTGCAAGACAGCAGGCACATTTAACCTTCCGGACCCGTTCATCATCCGCGTTCCCCTCACGGAGAGCTTGGCTGGCATCGTTGCTCCAAAGGGCATTAACGTTGTCGTTGGCATGACCGGCGGAGACGGTTCCAGGATGGCGACCTTCCTTGCTGCGAATCCCGCTGCCATTATCGTAGTATGCTTCGATGACCTGGCGATGCACTACACGGAGCTTATTGCGGCCCTTTCCATACAGCCATCATCCGTACAATCGAGACTGATCTCGTTCAACAGCCTGCCGCTGTGGAGCGATACGtcgccagcggcagaggcTGACTCACCGGTCCTTAAGCTCTTCCACAGAAGGTTCCCCGATCCTCGCAACCACACGCCGTCCCTGCTACGCGACCTAGTGACCGCCAGTTTTATTGAGGAGCTCATTGCTAAAGTGGGTGTTCCGCACAAACAGCTACTCGCGGGCGAGCTGTACATGCGCAGTACATTCACCACACACAACATGGTATTTGGCCCCTTTGAGTGGGGCTGCACCACGACGGCGAGTGGTGATGACTGCATATACGAAAACTACGGCGCGCAGAGCATTGTGATGCTCTCCGTGCAGAGGATGCTGGACCCGcgggtgccgccgctgacggctCCGATGACGCCGTCATTGGTGTACAGGCCTCGCGTGGCGTCGAGTGCGCTGACGCCTGCGGAGCGCAACGGCATCATTGCCGGCGTCGTGCTGCTTGTTGTTGCGTCAATTGCAGCTGTTGGGCTGCTCCTGTACTGCTGCATGGACAACCGGGACAACGACGCGGCGCCGAAGGACGATGACGAGCCGGTGACGCTGGTCTTCACGGACATCgagagcagcactgcgctGTGGgccgtgctgccgcagctgatgGCTGACGCGATTGTGGCGCACCACCGCGTGATCCGGCAGCTGATTGTGAAGCACGGGTGCTACGAGGTGAAGACGGTCGGCGACTCGTTCATGATTGCGTGCAAGAGCGCGCACAGCGCTGTGAGGCTTGCGTGCGAGATCCAGACGAAGCTGCTGGGGCACGACTGGGGGACGGTGTCCATCGACGCTGCGTACCGCGAGTTCGAGCTTGCGCGCGCGGACGCTGATGACGACTACGTGCCGCCGACTGCGCggctgagcgaggaggagtacGCCGCGGTGTGGTGCgggctgcgcgtgcgcgtgggggTCCACACCGGGCTGTGCGACATCCGGTACGACGAGGTGACGAAGGGGTACGACTACTACGGCGACACGCCGAACATGGCTGCGCGCACGGAGGCTATTGCGAATGGCGGGCAGGTTGTCGCGACGGAGACGGCGTGGTGGGCGCTGTCGAACGAGGAGCGCGCGGGTGCTGCGCACACCGCGATGGGACGGCAGGGGCTGCGCGGTGTGCCGTTCGCGGTGGAGATGTTCCAGGTGGACGCTGTGCCTGGGCGCCGtcacgctgcgctgcgcacggaGATCGAGGCGATCCTGCCGGACGAGACGGCGACGGAGACGGCCTcgagtgctgctggtgcgctgctgtcgtctgTGGGCACGATGAGCggccctgctgctggcatCGCCTTGGTGCTGACGAGCTGCTTTGCGCCGTACCCCGTAgcgcagcgcgtgcgcgagctgcagccgctgctgagcaagTGGGGCGttggtgcgccgccgcggagcCGTGCtgtgagcgaggaggactaCTGCCAGGGGCTGATGAACCGCCTAGCGCTTCGGATTGCGACGGTGTCGCAGGCCCGCCAGCGGATGGGCGGCAAGGGCGGggccgtggtggcgggcGACATGCCGGACGTTGACGCTGGTGGGGCGCTGAACCCGCTTGTGGGCGGgggtggctgtggcgcgggcggcgcggcgccgcggcctTCGGGGatgacagcgccgccgcgctccGAGGAGCCGTCCGCGATGCGTGAGTGGCTAGCTCTTAACTGTCTGAAGAGCGATACCCAGGTTTCGCTGATGGATTCTTTGAGTCTACGAAGAGCTAGTTGTGTGCGGAGCTCTATTGGCTTGATGGACACTGTGGTGCCTTTTAGCGCGCACACCTCAGGGGGTAGTACTGCGGAAAACAGTGGAGGTGATGACGAGGTTGCGACCATCTGTATCACACTGGGCGCGCCCTACGCAAGGCACGTGTGCGATGGAGCTTCGGAGGAGGTAAGCCAGTAA